The DNA window GCAAACAACTCCAAATATAACTTATGATAATTATGCAGGGTATTTTATTAATTTAAATCCTGCAACAACAAGTGGAGGGCCATTAAATGGTGGAGTTTACGGAGAATCAAAAGGAATTACTCCACCTGATCCAATTACAGAACCGCTGAATGCCGGAGGTGTATTTGAGGCGGTAAATGCCGCTTTTAATGTTGGGGTTATTGGAAGAATTGCTAAAAATTCAAAACCCAGTAAGTTTACAGGAGCCGGAGGATATGCCATTGGTGGTGCATTCATGTCTGATTCGAATTCAACAAACGGTTTTTTTCCGGTAGACAATTATGGGGTTTACGGAAGGGCAACCAATTCTCCGGGGTTTAACTATGGCGTATATGGTGAGGTAGATGGCAACGTTTCTCCAATAAATAGTTATGCAATTTATGGTGAAACAAGATTAACCGGAATTATTCCGGGTGGTCCACCTCCGCCACCGGTGGGAGTTACCTATGCAGGATATTTTAATGGCGATGTATATATCGCAGGATCTTATGGTCCCAGTGATGTTGCATTGAAACAAAATATTGACTCTATAAGCAATGCACTTGGAATAATTAATCAATTAAAACCAAGAACATTTAATTTTAATCAACAAGGTTATCCGAGTATGAATTTGCCTGCAGGATTACAATATGGTCTTGTAGCGCAGGAAACCGAAACAATTTTACCTGCCGTAGTAACAGAGAATATTCATCCTGCCAAATATGATGGAAATGGGAATTTGATTGCGCCACAGGTGAATTTTAAAGGACTTGAATATCAGCAATTGATACCAATTATTATACGCGCTATGCAACAGCAACAAAAACAAATTGAAAAGCAAGACTCCTTAATCCAAGTCCTCACGCAAAATATAAACGCGTGCTGCGAAAATCAACAAGCCAAACAAACCGGGGTTAATGGTAATAATCAGCAAGCTCAAGAACAAATCCTCAATCAATTAAATGTTGATTTAAGTGATAAAGATGTAATTGTACTCAATCAAAACATTCCAAATCCTTATGCAGAACATACTATCATCACATACAATGTTCCGGCACAATATGGATTTGCACAAATCATTTTTAAAACCATTGATGGTAAAATCATTAAAGCCGTTGATATTGAGAAAAAGGGCAGGGGCCAACTCAATGTATTTGCCGCTGATTTAACTAACGGTTTGTACATATACACCTTAATTGTGGATGGCAAAGAAATTGATACCAAGAAAATGGTGAAACAGGATTGATTTAGATAGTGAAAAGGTAAAAGCGGTAAGTTAAAATTCAAAAGAGGAAATTCAAAAATTATAGGTTGATTCGGCAACTGGGTTTTGCGCCAACGACTGAACGTAAAGCCTTACGCAGTAATTTGCCAAAAGTTTGCGGAGCGAGGAGGCTTTTACCATTTAGGTAAAAGACCCCGCAGCCAGACAAACTTGGTAAATTACAAGTAAGCTTGTAGTGAAGGCGTGTTCGGCGCCCAAATAATTACTATCTCGTTCGAGCCGGTTTAACCACAAGGAAATAAGAAGGCATAAAGTAATAGACAATTTTTTATGTGACCTTTGTGGTTAAGTTTTACTACAATATAAAAACTACACCGGATCTACATCAATCTGCACTCTGAAATTCCATTTTTTGTATTTAAGGTGAAGTTCATTGATGGATTCCGTAATGTGTTTACGAATAACAAGTGAAGCTATATTTTTTTCAGCTTTGATTAAAAGTAATTTGTGGTAATAGTTGCGAACGCGAGATACCAGCGGAAATTCGGGCCCTAAAATATTTTTTCCAAAGTGCGGCAGCAATAAATTTAAAAGTTCCTGCGCTAAATGATTTACTTCATTCACATCTTTACCAATCACATCCAGTTCAAACAAACGCGAAAAAGGAGGATAATGATACTGCATTCTTTCCTGAATAATTTTATCGTAAAATTCAGGCAAATTATTTTCAATTACATTTTCCAATACGATATGCTGAGGTCGGGAGGTTTGAATAATTACTCTTCCTATTTTATTTCCCCGTCCTGCTCTTCCTCTTACCTGCGTAATCATTTGAAAGGCTCTTTCATAGGAACGGAAATCGGGGAAATTTAATAGGGAATCGGCATTTAAAATACCAACCAATCCCACATTGTGAAAATCCAATCCTTTAGTAACCATTTGCGTCCCGATTAAAATATCAGTTTCCCCATTTTCAAAATCATCAATTAATTGTTTGTAGGCGTATTTACTGCGGGTACTGTCTAAATCCATGCGTGCAATTTTAGCTTTGGCAAAAGAATGGCCGCCTCTTCTTCTATTTTTTCTGTCCCCATGCCTTTCAATACCAAATGCGGACTGTTACAAGAAGGACAAACAGAAGGCGGAGCAGTGGTATAACCGCAATAATGACAAGTTAGTTTTTCATTTTGTTTGTGGTAGATGAGGGAAACATCGCACTGCACACATTGGGGCACGTAAGCACATTGTTTACATTCGGTATAAGGGGCAAAGCCTCTGCGATTTTGAAAAAGGATGATTTGTTCTTTGTTCTGTAAAGATAAATTGATCGCTTCAAATAAAGGTGGTGTAAAAGAAGAATTATTTTGATTGGCGGCATGGTATAACTTAGTATCGTAAATTTCTATTTGTGTGCCCCCTTTTGCGGCAAATTGAATGGGCAATTCTATTTTTATATATTTTTCTTGTTTACAATTTACCCAAGATTCAATAGAGGGTGTTGCACTGCCTAATAAAACATTTGATTGGTGTATAGTTGCCAAATACAAAGCGGCATCGCGTGCATGATAACGGGGAGCAGGATCGTGTTGTTTAAAGGAAGCATCATGTTCTTCGTCGACAATAATTAAACCCAAATTTTGATAGGGTAAAAACAAAGCTGAACGTGCACCAATAATAATTTTATACTGTTTTTCCTCTTGATTTTTAGGGGGGATTAAAATATTATTCCAGATTTCCACTCTTTCATTTTCGCTGAAACGGGAATGATACACGCCCACCGATTCGCCAAAAACGGCGCGCAAACGAGTAATAAGCTGCGTGGTTAAAGCAATTTCAGGAACCAGATAAAGTATTTGCTGATTTTTAAGGAGCGCATCTTTAATCAGTTGAATGTAAATTTCGGTTTTACCGCTGCCTGTAACGCCGTGCAACAAAACCGTTTTTTTATTTAAAAATTGCTTTTGAATTTCTTCGTAAGCGTTTTGTTGTGCTTCACTTAATTTTTTATCTTCTGTATTTCCTTTTTCAAAAAGTAAGCGACCGGTTTCAAAATGCTCCTCTGTTAGAATACCTTTTTTAATTAATGCATTTAAAGCACTATTGTCGATGGATTTTGTGAGTGCTGATTTTTTAATCCATTTATTCAGTTCATCTTCCTTTTGTAATTTAAAATAGAGGAGCAGAGCTTCGGCTTGTTTGAATGCTTTTTTTTCGAGTTGATCCAATACCTCTTTAAGTTTGGTTTCAGGCTTGTATTCTTCTGAAAGTTGTATATAGCTTACCAGTTTAGGTTTATACTTATCCTTTATTTCTTCATAAACTACAATGGCATTTTTAATAATTAATTTATGAATGATAGGGTGCGCCGATTTTATTTTTAAATGGGCAGCCGCGTCTTCAAAACTTAAACTTTCATTGAGGTGCAATAAATCTAAAAGTTCGTGCTCCCTGTCAGTAAAAAATGAATGTTCAGTTTCTTCAAAATTAAATTCGGGATTTAACTGCAGTGTAGAGGTGCTGCTTAATTTTAATCCGGAAGGTAAGGCGGCGTTCATCACATCACCCGGTGCCGCACAATAATAAAAAGAAATCCAATCCCAGAATTTAAGTTGAGTTTCGGTTACAATCGGGAAGTCATCCAACACGGCGTCGAGATATTTTGCCGTACGTTCGGTCGGAGCAGTTTGATGAACTTTATAAATGATACCGGTATAAATTTTAGTTTTACCAAACTGAACTAATACTCTTTTTCCGGGCACAACCATTTCATTCATTTCTTCCGGTACACGATACGTGAATTTTGCCGGAATATTCATGGGCACTATAACATCCGTAAATAAAGTAATTTTCTCCATCAACTAATCAAGTAGGCTAAAATAATACCCGTTGCCATCATTAATACTTTGGCTACATTGTATTTGTGATGATCGCTGGTTTCAAATAATATGGCGGTTGATAAATGAAGAAATATACCAATAACTAAAGCAAAAGCTGCTTTGCTGTACTCTGCATATCCATTTATTCCAATAGACTGCATCACGTAACTGAATAGAAATCCCAGGGGTGTCATCACCGAAAACAAAACAAGGTATAAAATAGTTTTGGCGCTGCTTTTCTCGTGTTCTTTCAGTAATAAAACAAAAGCTATAGAAATGGGTATGTTATGAATAATTAATCCATAAATAAGCTGGTGATTAATGCCCTGATATTCGTTGGATGCCTCACTGTAATTATAAAGTGGCAATCCTTCCAGAAAAGAGTGTAAAAATAACCCAACAATAATTCCCGCCGGTAAATGATTATGACAATCGTGACTGTGTAAATGAACATGGCCGTGTTCTATTCCGGTACTAAACGTATCAATGATTAATTGTAAACAAAATCCAAGAACAATAAACAGGCCAATTAATTTTACGTTTAAGGAGGAACTGTTTTCGGGTGTGGCGGCATAGGCTTCAGGTAACAAATGGATAATGGATACTGAAAACAGATAAGCAGCGCTTAAAGCCAATAGTAATCTTAAATTATCGGGTTTTATTTTTGTTTTAAAAGCAATTCCGCCCGCAATTAAAATGGGACTGATTAAAAGTATGATGGCCAGGGTTGTATTCATTTTATTTTTGAAAGACGAGGATTAAACGTTCTGAATGTTCTGGAGAAAATACATTCAGTTGATAATCTCCATAAGTATTGATTAATTTAAAGTTGCGCTTAGCGGCAAAATTTTCGAAGTCTGCCTTATCAAATAAAGAAACTTGTTCAGTAAACTCAAATGTTTTGCCTTCTGTTTCAAATTTAATGGTTTTATTTATTCTATTGTGCGCTACTTTTTTAGAAATATAAAAATCAATGGGTGCGCGGTGTTCAATATGCTCGCATTTAAGCTGCTGCATTACCTTTGTTTTGTTAAAAAAATCAACCACAAATAAACCATTTTTTTTGAGCGAATCATAGGCAACTTTAAACACCTTTTCATTATCTTTTTCATTCTCAAAATAACCCAAACTGGTAAATATATTTAAAACACAGTCAAAATAGTTTGTGCGAAACAAATTGCGCATGTCGTGCGTGTAAAATTC is part of the Sphingobacteriaceae bacterium genome and encodes:
- the priA gene encoding primosomal protein N'; translation: MEKITLFTDVIVPMNIPAKFTYRVPEEMNEMVVPGKRVLVQFGKTKIYTGIIYKVHQTAPTERTAKYLDAVLDDFPIVTETQLKFWDWISFYYCAAPGDVMNAALPSGLKLSSTSTLQLNPEFNFEETEHSFFTDREHELLDLLHLNESLSFEDAAAHLKIKSAHPIIHKLIIKNAIVVYEEIKDKYKPKLVSYIQLSEEYKPETKLKEVLDQLEKKAFKQAEALLLYFKLQKEDELNKWIKKSALTKSIDNSALNALIKKGILTEEHFETGRLLFEKGNTEDKKLSEAQQNAYEEIQKQFLNKKTVLLHGVTGSGKTEIYIQLIKDALLKNQQILYLVPEIALTTQLITRLRAVFGESVGVYHSRFSENERVEIWNNILIPPKNQEEKQYKIIIGARSALFLPYQNLGLIIVDEEHDASFKQHDPAPRYHARDAALYLATIHQSNVLLGSATPSIESWVNCKQEKYIKIELPIQFAAKGGTQIEIYDTKLYHAANQNNSSFTPPLFEAINLSLQNKEQIILFQNRRGFAPYTECKQCAYVPQCVQCDVSLIYHKQNEKLTCHYCGYTTAPPSVCPSCNSPHLVLKGMGTEKIEEEAAILLPKLKLHAWI
- a CDS encoding class I SAM-dependent methyltransferase, which produces MTEKKHWFEDWFNSPYYHLLYNYRNEEEAADFLNNLSANLNLKPNAKIWDLACGNGRHCFYLAKNNYLVTGTDLSPENIQSALKNKTTNCEFYTHDMRNLFRTNYFDCVLNIFTSLGYFENEKDNEKVFKVAYDSLKKNGLFVVDFFNKTKVMQQLKCEHIEHRAPIDFYISKKVAHNRINKTIKFETEGKTFEFTEQVSLFDKADFENFAAKRNFKLINTYGDYQLNVFSPEHSERLILVFQK
- a CDS encoding ZIP family metal transporter, with the translated sequence MNTTLAIILLISPILIAGGIAFKTKIKPDNLRLLLALSAAYLFSVSIIHLLPEAYAATPENSSSLNVKLIGLFIVLGFCLQLIIDTFSTGIEHGHVHLHSHDCHNHLPAGIIVGLFLHSFLEGLPLYNYSEASNEYQGINHQLIYGLIIHNIPISIAFVLLLKEHEKSSAKTILYLVLFSVMTPLGFLFSYVMQSIGINGYAEYSKAAFALVIGIFLHLSTAILFETSDHHKYNVAKVLMMATGIILAYLIS